Part of the Caulifigura coniformis genome, ACGTCGGCCGTTCGTGAAGGCGACATCGTCGCCCGCTACGGGGGGGAAGAGTTCGTCGTTCTTCTCAACAAGCCGAGCCTGGCAGGACTGGAATCGCTGGCGGAGAGAATTCGTGCGGCGGTTGAGGCCGAACGGATTCCCGTTGACGGCGGGGGCGTGATCCGCGTGACGATCAGCATCGGCGGGGCCCTCTTCGTCGCGCCGCATTCCGACGACACACCGGGCAACCTGCTGGTTGCCGCGGATTCCGCGCTCTATGAGGCCAAGGACTCCGGGCGGAACCGGGTGCTCATTCGCCACGTCCACCAGTGTGGATCGGAGATGACGGCTTCGGATCGCTGATTCCCGCTGCCCGCGCCACGGCTCAGTTTTCGTCGTGGTACTGCATCAGGCTGAACACGTCATACCCTTCCAGTTTTTTCCGGCCGGGAAGGAACGTCAGCTCGACGATGAAGGCACAGCCCACGACGTGAGCCCCGGCGAGTTCCGCCAGTTTCGCACAGGCCTGCATCGTTCCGCCGGTCGCGAGGAGGTCGTCGACGAGCAGCACGCGGTCGCCGGTTTTGACGGCGTCGACATGCATTTCCAGCGAATCGCTGCCGTACTCCAGGTCGTACTGGAACGCCCTGCGGTCGAACGGCAGCTTGCCCGGTTTGCGAACCGGAATGAACGCCGCGTCGAGCTCGATCGCGAGCGGAGCGGCGAAGATGAAGCCGCGGGCTTCGGCGGCAGCGACGGCCGTCACTCCCGCATCTCGATAGCGGTCCGCCAGCAGCCGGATCGACTCCCGGAACGCAGCGGGCGCCGCCAGGAGCGGCGTGATGTCGCGGAACATGATTCCCGGCTTGGGAAAGTCCTTGATGCTGCGGATATGGGCCTTGAGATCAATTGCGGACATGCTGGGAACGGCAGTGGGGTTACAGTTCAGGACGTGAATCGGGCGCGGCAGAAGTCTCTTTAGCGGACGGCGTCTGTTCGTCGCCAGTCGAAAGGGCGGCCCGTGCTTCCGCCACCGCACTGGCCGCGGACTGATCGTCGCCATAG contains:
- a CDS encoding adenine phosphoribosyltransferase, encoding MSAIDLKAHIRSIKDFPKPGIMFRDITPLLAAPAAFRESIRLLADRYRDAGVTAVAAAEARGFIFAAPLAIELDAAFIPVRKPGKLPFDRRAFQYDLEYGSDSLEMHVDAVKTGDRVLLVDDLLATGGTMQACAKLAELAGAHVVGCAFIVELTFLPGRKKLEGYDVFSLMQYHDEN